The Streptomyces sp. NBC_00459 DNA segment TCACGGCATCGGGGCCGAGCTCCGAGGTCGCGATCAGCTTGGGGGCGTTGGCCCCGGCGGCGATCGCCGCGTACGCGAGGAGAGCCTCCTGCTCCAGTGCCTGGCGCAGCGACTGGAGGCTGCTGCGGGTGGCCAGACCGCGCAGCGTGATGTTGCGCCACATGCGGTAGAAGAAGCCCTGCGCCTGCTGCTCGCGGTCGACCACGGTGACGTCCAGTGGGGGCCCGTCCTCCAGGGTGACGAAGTAGCGCCGACCGCGGTCACCGCTGTCCGTGGCCTCCGGCACCTCCTCACGGGCCGCGCTCACCGGGCGGAAACCGACGTGCCGCAGGCCCGCCATCAGGTTGCGTCCGGTGGGACGCACGTTCGGCGAGCCGACCGCGTAGAGGGTTCCGTACGCGACCGACCAGCCGATCAGCACCGTCAGGATGATCGAGAACGGTGTCGTGTAGCCGGTGACCAGCATCGAGAAGGCGTCGAGCATCAGCACCACCCACAGCACGGCGCGCCAGCGCGGCCGACGGGACATGCCGACAGCCGTCATGTACGCGATGACCGGGGCGAGATAGCCGTGCACCGGGTCGGTGAGCGCGTGGATGTCGCCGGGGGAGGGCTGGGTCAGCGCCTCCTGGATGGAGTCCGGGGCGGCCTTGGCGACCCACAGGTCGGTGGCGAGGGTCACCCCGTGCGCGAGGACCGCCGCGAGCACACCGTCGGCGATGCGCAGCCCGTCCCGCTTGATCAGCCGCTCGATCGCGAAGGCGACCGGCACCAGGAGGATGGCGATGCTCGATGCCAGCCCCGCGATCTTGATCAGCAGGTCGGGAGCCTGGCCGGTGCCCTTGTTGATGTCCTGTTCGAGTCCTGAGGTGGTGCCGTGCGCGAACGCGGCGATCGCGAGCAGGACGACGATCGCGAAGACGCCCGCCAGGAGCCGCATGAGATCGGAGGGGCGGTGCACGCGCGCGGGGAGCAGTGGTTCGTCGCCCTCGACCTCCTCCGCGTGCGCCTCGTCGTCGGCGCAGTCGGCGGCCGATTCTGCCGGTGTCCGCTCGTGCTCGTGGCCGGTGTCGTCCGCACCGGGACGCGACGAGACCTCAGAGGTGTCCTCCGTGCCTTCGGGGTGCACGCCCTGCTGCTTCATGGTCTCTTCTTGGTCTCGTATCACCGGTCACCGCCCGCACGATGGTGGCATGCCCCACTGACACACAGGGGCATCAGGGTGCAATGCGGGGGCGCACAGTCTGCCGCAAGCGCCGCTCCGGGGCGAGGGATACCCACGGTCGCCGTCTCGTCACACTGTCGGTGGGGTGGGGCAGGATGGGTCGGATGAGCGACGAGAGCCGTCCGGCGGACGCCCTGCCGGAGTACGCCGAGCGGGCCCTGGAGGCCGCCGAACTGATCCCGCCCGGGCGTGTCATGACGTACGGGGATGTGGCCGAGTGGCTGGAGGAGGGCGGACCGCGCCAGGTCGGGCGTGTGATGGCCCTCTACGGAGGGGCTGTTCCGTGGTGGCGGGTCGTCCGCGCGGACGGCGTCCTGCTCCCGGGTCACGAACTTGAGGCCCTCGACCACTATCGCGCCGAGGGCACGCCCCTGAAGGAGGCGAGCAGGGCCACCGAGGGACATCTGCCGCGCCTCGACATGAGACGGGCGCGGTGGGACGGCGGCGAGCGGACGGAGGGTCACACCTGACAGCTTCCGCCATCGGGCGGACATCAGGGGGACCTGTGGCCCGTACGGGGTAAAGCGGGCACGTCCGTGCCATGGCGTACGTTCGTGGGACGAGGGGCCCGGGTGACGCTCGGGGCGGGAGGGAACAAGCGGAAGCCCTGCTTCCGAACCGCCCGTCGGCGTACCGTCGGCTGCACCCACCCCCCTCACCTCCCGGCCACCGTCCTCCACGCGGTCAGCCAACCAGCACACCCACCAGGACCGGCGAACCACGTGAGCTCCTCTTCCTCCACCAGGCGCCTGTCGCACCCCCAGGGTCGACAGGGGAACCGTGGCGCTTACCGACTGGTGCGTACTCCGCCCTCGCGGCAGGATCCCCCTCGTCTGGACGCCGCACAGCGTGCGGTGGTTGATCACACGCGGGGCCCACTGCTCGTCCTCGCGGGTCCGGGTACCGGGAAAACCACCACTCTCGTCGAGTCCGTGGCGGCCCGGATCGCCCGGGGCGGGGACCCCGAGCGGATCCTCGTGCTGACGTTCAGCCGCAAGGCGGCCGTCGAACTGCGCGACCGCATGGCCCTGCGCATCGGAGCCGCCCGCGCTCCCCGCGCGACCACCTTCCACTCCTTCTGCTACGCCCTGGTCCGCGCCCACCAGGACAGCGACCTGTTCGCGGAACCCCTGCGGCTGCTCTCCGGCCCCGAACAGGACGTCGCCGTACGCGGACTGCTCGCCGGTCAGCCCGACCTGGAGCGGCTCGGCCTCGCCCATGTGCGCTGGCCGGACGAACTGCGCGCCTGCCTCACCACCCGGGGCTTCGCCGACGAGGTCCGCGCGGTTCTCGCCCGCAGTCGCGAACTGGGCCTCGGCCCGGACGCCCTGGACGCCTTCGCCCGGCGCATCGGCCGCCCCGACTGGCGTGCGGCCGCCGCCTTTCTCGCCGAGTACCTCGACGTGCTCGACATGCAAGGAGTGCTCGACTACGCGGAACTCGTGCACCGCGCGGTACTCCTCGCGAGCCGCCCCGACACCGCCGGGCAGCTCGCCGCCCGCTACGACGCCGTCTACGTGGACGAGTACCAGGACACCGACCCGGCCCAGGTACGGCTGCTGCACGCGCTCGCGGGGGGCGGCCGGACACTCGTCGCCCTCGGCGACCCCGACCAGTCGATCTACGCGTTCCGCGGCGCGGACGTCAACGGCATCCTGGACTTCCCGGACGCCTTCCCGCGCGCGGACGGCCGCCCTGCCCCGGTCGAGGTCCTCAGGACGTCCCGCCGCTCAGCCGCCGTTCCGCTGACCGCCACCCGCCTCCTCACCCAGCGCATGCCTCTGACCCGCCTCCCGGCCGAGAAGGTCCGCGCCCACCGCGGACTCGCTTCCGTCCGTGACGGAGGCCGCGTCGAGGTCTGTACGTACCCGACGTCCGGTACGGAACTGGAGAACATCGCCGACATCCTCCGTCGCGCACACCTGGAGGACGGTGTCCCCTGGGGCGAGATGGCCGTCCTGGTGCGCGCCGGCGGCCGTACGATCCCGACGGTCCGGCGTGCCCTCACGTCCGCCGGGGTCCCCCTGGACATCGACGGCGACGACCTGCCCCTGCGCCACGAACCGGCGGTGGCACCGCTCCTGACGGCGCTCCGAGCAGTGGCGACCGCTGCGGCGGGAGCGGGCGAGGAGCCGGGCACCCAAGGGACAGGGGACGGCGAGGGCGAAGACGCCGACGCCGGCCTGCCGGCGGCCACCGCCTGGCTCGGCACCGAAACCGCCCTCACCCTCCTCACGTCCCCCCTCGCAGGCATGGACGCCGCCGATCTGCGTCGCCTCGGCCGCGCCCTGCGCGAGGAGGAGCGGGCCGCGGGCAATCCCGTACCGCCGCCCTCGGACGAACTCCTGGCCCGCGCGCTGGCCGAACCCGAACGCCTGGTCGCCCACGACCCGACGTACGCACGCGGTGCCCAGCGCCTCGGCGCGCTGCTCGGGAAGGCACGGGAGCGCCTCGCGGGCGGCGGCACGGCCGAGGAGGCCCTCTGGGACCTGTGGAACGGCACACCCTGGCCGGGACGGCTGGAGCGGGCCGCCCGGCGCGGCGGCGCGGCCGGACGCAACGCCGACCGCGACCTCGACGCCGTGTGCGCGCTGTTCGCGACCGCCGCGCGCGCCGAGGAGCGCACCGGCGGCCGCGGCGCCCTCAACTTCCTGGAGGAGATCGACGCCGAGGACATCGCCGCCGACACCCTCACCCGCCGAGCCGTGCGCCCCGACGCCGTACGCCTGATGACCGCGCACCGCTCCAAGGGTCTCCAATGGCGCCTCGTGGTCGTCGCAGGCGTCCAGGAGGGTCTGTGGCCCGACCTGCGCCGCCGGGGCTCCCTCCTGGAGGCCGACCGCATCGGCCGTGACGGCCTCGCCGAACCGCTCACCCCGGGAGCGCTGCTCGCCGAGGAGCGCAGACTGTTCTACGTGGCCGCCACGCGCGCGCGTGAACGCCTGGTCGTCACCGCGGTGAAGGCTCCCGCCGACGACGGCGACCAGCCCTCCCGCTTCGTCACCGAACTCGGCGTCGAACCCAAGGACGTGACGGGCCGCCCGCGCCGCCCCCTCTCTGTCGCCGCCCTCGTCGCCGAACTGCGCGCCACAACGGTCGACCCGCGCGTGTCCGCCTCCCTCAGGGAGGCCGCCGCCCGCCGTCTGGCCCGGCTCGCCGCGCTCACCGACGAGGAGGGCCGTCCACTCGTGCCGTCGGCCCACCCCTACCGGTGGTGGGGCATGTACGAGCCGACCGAGAGCAAGGTCCCCCTGCGCGACCGCGACCAGCCCGTCGTGCTCTCCGGCAGCGCCCTGGACCAACTCGCCAACACCTGCGCCCTGCAGTGGTTCCTGGGCCGCGAGGTGAAGGCCGACGCCCCCGCGACCGCAGCCCAGGGCTTCGGCAACGTGGTGCACGTTCTCGCCGACGAGGTCGCCTCCGGACACACTCCCGCAGACCTCGCCGTCCTCATGGAACGCCTCGACTCCGTGTGGAACGCGCTCGCCTTCGACGCGCCCTGGAAGTCGACGCAGGAGAAGGAGCACGCGCGCGTGGCGCTCGAACGCTTCCTGACGTGGCACGTCGACTCCAGTCGCACCGGCCGCACCCCCGTCGCCAGCGAGCACGACTTCGACGTGACCCTCGGGGCAGGCGACTACGAAGTGCGGATCCGCGGTTCCATGGACCGCGTCGAGACCGACGGCGAGGGCCGGGCCTACGTGGTCGACTTCAAGACCGGCAAACAGACGCCCACCGCCGCCGAGGTGGCCCGCCATCCCCAGCTCGCCGTCTACCAGCTCGCCGTCCGTGAAGGTGCCGTGGACGATGCCTTCGACGGTGTGCGCCCCGAACCGGGCGGCGCGGAACTCGTCCAGTTGCGCCAGGGCGCGGCGAAGAGGGACGGCGGCGAGACGCTGCCCAAGGTGCAGGCACAGACTCCCCTGGAGGAAGGGGCGGAGGGGGAGTGGGTCGGTGACCTGCTGGCCACCGCCGCGGGCAAGGTGCTCGACGAACGGTTCACCCCGACCACCGGCCAGCACTGCGCGCACTGCTCCTTCCGGGCGTCGTGCAGCGCCCGCCCGGAAGGCCGACACGTCGTCGAGTGACACCGGCCCTGCCCCTGGGAAGGGGGCGTCCGTACGGGCGTGATGTACGGCACCACCTGTGCCGACCTGCGCTTCCGCTGATCCGGAGGGCGAACCTGGCCTCGACTGTCAGTGGCCGCCGCTAGCCTCTCTGACGTGCCAGCCAGTATCAGCGACCCCGAGCAGCTCAAGGAGCTCCTCGGTATCCCGTTCACCCCGGAGCAGACGGCCTGCATCATCGCGCCGCCCGCCCCGCAGGTGATCGTGGCCGGAGCCGGATCCGGCAAGACGACGGTGATGGCGGCACGCGTGGTGTGGCTCGTCGGCACCGGCCAGGTCGCCCCAGAACAGGTGCTCGGCCTCACCTTCACCAACAAGGCCGCCGGTGAACTGGCCGAACGCGTCCGCAAGGCGCTCGTCAGGGCGGGCGTCACCGACCCGGACGTCATCGACCCCGACAACCCGCCCGGCGAACCGGCCATCTCCACCTATCACGCCTTCGCCGGCCGCCTTCTGAAGGACCACGGCCTGCGCATCGGCCTCGAACCCACCGCCCGCCTCCTGGCCGACGCGACCCGCTACCAGCTCGCCGCGCGCGTCCTGCGTGAAGCCCCGGGCCCCTACCCCGCGCTGACGCGCTCCTTCCCGGACCTCGTCAGCGACCTCCTGACCCTCGACGCCGAACTCGCCGAACACCTCGTCCGTCCCGAGGAACTGCGCGCGTACGACGGCGAACTGCTGCGCGCCCTGGAGGGCGCCAAACTCACCAACGCGGACCTGCGAAAGGTCCCCGAGACGGCCGCGGCCCGCCGCGAACTCGTCGAGCTGGTGACCCGTTACCGGGCTGCCAAGGGAGAGCGCGACCTCCTCGACTTCGGCGACCAGATCGCCCTCTCCGCCGCGCTCGCCCGGATCCCCGAAGTGGGCCGCGTCCTGCGCGACGAGTTCCGGGTGGTGCTCCTCGACGAGTACCAGGACACCTCCGTGGCCCAACGAGTCCTCCTGGCAGGCCTGTTCGGCGACGGCACCGGTCATCCGGTGACCGCGGTCGGCGACCCCTGCCAGGCGATCTACGGCTGGCGCGGCGCCTCCGTCGCCAACCTCGACGACTTCCCCGAGCACTTCGCCCACGCCGACGGCAGCTCGGCGGCCCGTCAGTCGCTCAGCGAGAACCGTCGCAGTGGAGGACGCCTCCTCGATCTCGCCAACGGCCTCGCGGAGCCCCTGCGCGCCATGCACGCGGGCGTGGAGGCACTCCGCCCCGCACCCGGCGCCGAACGCGACGGCCAGGTGCGCTGCGCGCTGCTGCACACCCACGCCGAGGAGATCGACTGGCTGGCCGACTCCATCGCCCACCTCGTACGCACCGGCAAGGCACCCGGTGAGATCGCCGTCCTGTGTCGCACCGCCACCGACTTCGCCGAGATCCAGGGAGCGCTGGTCGCCCGGGACATCCCCGTCGAGGTGGTCGGGCTCTCCGGGCTGCTGCACCTGCCCGAGGTCGCCGATCTGGTGTCCGTCTGCGAGGTGCTCCAGGACCCGGGGGCCAACGCCTCCCTGGTCCGGCTGCTGACCGGCCCCCGCTGGCGCATCGGCCCGCGCGACCTCGCCCTCCTGGGCCGCCGGGCCCGTCTTCTCGTGTCCCACGCGCGCGTGGGCGACGCCGACGACCCGGACCGTCGGCTCGCCGAGGCCGTGGAGGGGGTCGATCCCGCCGAGGTGATATCGCTGGCGGACGCCCTCGACACCTTCCTGGAGACACCCCTGAGAGGCCAGGGCGACGACGACGGGCTGCCCTTCTCGCCGGACGCGCGCGTGCGCTTCGCCCGGCTCGCCACCGAGCTGCGCGACCTGCGCCGCTCACTCGCCGACCCGCTGATGGACGTACTGCACCGCGTGCTCGCCGTCACCGGCCTGGAGGTGGAGCTGTCGGCGTCCCCGCATGCCCTGGCCGCCCGTCGCCGCGAGACCCTTTCCAACTTCCTGGACATCGCCGCCTCGTTCGCCGCCCACGAGAGCGAGGCGAGCCTGCTGGCCTTCCTCGGCTTCCTGCGCACGGCCGCGCAGTACGAGAAGGGCCTCGACAACGCCCTGCCCGGCGGCGAGAACACCGTCAAGGTGCTCACCGCCCACAAGTCCAAGGGCCTGGAGTGGGACGTCGTGGCCGTCCCCGGCCTGGTCACCGGCACTTTTCCCAGCGACCGGGGCCGCGAGAAATGGACCTCCCAGGCCAAGGTCCTGCCGCACGAACTGCGCGGCGACACCGCCACCCTGCCCGACATCGAGGCCTGGGACTCCCGGGGCATGAAGGCCTTCCAGGAGGCGATGAAGGACCACCAGCACACCGAGGAACTCCGCCTCGGCTACGTCACCTTCACCCGCCCACGCTCCCTCCTGCTCGGCTCAGGCCACTGGTGGGGGCCCTCCCAGAAGAAGCCTCGCGGCCCCTCCGACTTCCTGCGGGCCCTCCACGACCACTGCACAGCCGGACACGGCGAGATCGAGGTCTGGGCGGACGAACCGGAGGAGGACGAGGAGAATCCAGCCCTGCACGCGACGACCGCCGACCAACTCTGGCCCCTGCCCCTGGACGACGCCGCGTTCCGCCGCCGGCGGGCCGCCGCCGAGACGGTCCTCGCCCACCTGGAGACCCTCGCCTCCCACGAGGACGGTCATCCCTCGACCGCACACGAACCCGACGCGTACGACGACCCGGACTGGCCCCCGCCGCCGGACGACGAGCCTCCGTACGGGGACGACGGATCCTTCGACGACGGCCCCCTCGACGAAGACGCCGCTTCCCCCGCCGAGGACGACGGCGACTGGGACGCCTGGAGCACGGACCGTCCCGAAGCGCCCGCACAGACCCCACCGCCCGCGCCTGCGCGGGCGACGCACACCGGACACGATCGCCCGCCCGTCGTGCCCCACGCCCGCAGACATCCCGCCGAAGCGGATCTCACACCGGAGGAAGCTCGCGCCGTCGCCTCCTGGGACCGCGACCTCGACGCGCTCACCGGGGAACTGCTGCGCGCGCGGGAGAGCGTCACCGACGTCACCCTGCCTCCCACACTGACCGCCACCCAGCTGATGCTCCTGGCCGCCGACCCGGACGCCCTAGCGCAGGAACTCGCGCGCCCCATGCCACGCCCACCGCAGCCCGCTGCCCGCCGGGGAACCCGCTTCCACGCCTGGGTCGAGGCCCGCTTCGAGGAGCTGCGGCTCCCCCTGCTGGAACCCGAGGAACTCCCCGGCAGCGACGCCGAGATCGCCGACGAACGCGACCTGCAGACCCTCAAGGACGCCTTCGAGGACACCGCGTACGCACACCGCACGCCCTACCGGGTCGAGACCCCCTTCCAGCTCGACATCGCCGGCCGTGTCGTAAGGGGCCGGATCGACGCCGTCTACAAGGAAGGCGACGGCGCGGAAGCGACATACGAGATCATCGACTGGAAGACCCACCGCGCCCACACCGCAGACCCCCTCCAGCTCGCCGTCTACCGTCTGGCCTGGGCCGAGCAGCAGGGTGTTCCCCCGGAGGCAGTCGGCGCCGCCTTCCTGTACGTACGCAGTGGCGAGATCGTCCGGCCGGACGATCTCCCGGACCGGGCCGCGCTGGAGCGGCTGCTCCTGGACGAGCCTGCCGCGTTCGAAGTACCGGACGAGGATGTCAGCGCGGGCCGATAAGCTCATGACCATGAGCCAGGCCCCGGACAGCGCCGTCCGTACGTACATCGAGCAGCACCGCGTCGCCTTCCTCGACGACCTCGCCGAGTGGCTGCGTATCCCCTCCGTGTCGGCCCAGCCCGACCACGCCGCCGATGTACGCCGCAGCGCCGACTGGCTCGCCGCAAAACTCAGGGAAACCGGCTTCCCCACCGTCGAGGTCTGGGCGACACCGGGCGCCCCGGCGGTCTTCGCCGAGTGGCCCGCCGACGACCCCGCCGCCCCCACGGTCCTCGTCTACGGCCACCACGACGTGCAGCCCGCCGCCCTGGAGGACGGCTGGGACAGCGACCCCTTCGAACCGGTCGTCCGGGGAAACCGCCTCCGCGCGCGCGGGGCCGCCGACGACAAGGGCCAGGTGTTCTTCCACACACTCGGCGTCCGCGCCCACCTCGCCACCACCGGCCGCACCGCACCCGCAGTCCATCTGAAGATGCTCGTCGAGGGCGAGGAGGAGTCCGGATCCGTCCACTTCCGTTCCCTTGTCGAGGACCACGCCGACCGGCTCGCCGCCGACGCCGTGATCGTCTCCGACACCGGCATGTGGGCCGAAGACACCCCCACGGTGTGTACGGGCATGCGCGGCCTCGCCGAGTGCGAGATCCAGCTCCACGGCCCCGACCAGGACATCCACTCCGGCTCCTTCGGCGGCGCCGTGCCCAACCCGGCGACCGCCGTCGCCCGCCTCGTCGCCGCTCTGCACGACGAGCACGCGCGTGTGACGATCCCCGGTTTCTACGACGGCGTCACCGAACCCACCACCCGTGAGCGCGAACTCCTCGCCGAACTCCCCTTCGACGAGGAGCAGTGGCTGCGCACCGCCAAGTCGTACGCCACTCACGGCGAAGCAGGACACACCACCCTGGAGCGCGTCTGGACGCGTCCCACCGCCGAGGTCAACGGCATCGGCGGCGGCTACCAGGGTCCCGGCAGCAAGACGATCGTCCCGGCCTCCGCCATGGTGAAGCTCTCCTTCCGGCTGGTCGCCGGCCAGGACCCCGACCACATCGAGAAGATCGTCCGCGACTGGACCGCGACCCGCGTTCCCGCCGGGATCCGGCACGAGATCACGTTCGCGGCGGCCACCCGCCCGTGCCTGACCCCCCTCGACCACCCCGCCCTGCAGTCCGTCGTACGCGCCATGAGCCGAGCCTTCGACAAACCGGTCCGCTACACACGTGAAGGCGGCAGCGGCCCGGCCGCAGACCTCCAGGACGTCCTTGGTGCCCCCGTGCTCTTCCTGGGTATCTCCGTCCCCTCCGACGGCTGGCACGCCCCCAACGAGAAGGTGGAGATCGACCTGCTCCTCAAGGGCGTCGAGACCACCGCCTATCTGTGGGGCGACCTGGCAGGGAACTGGCGCCATGACTCCTGACGACCCGATGCCGACCGGACCGGCAGCCGCCCCGGGGGAGACCGGAAGCACCGCCCCGCCTCCGCGCAAACCCACCCGGAAACCCCCGCCCTCCAAACGTCCCCGCCCACGTCCCGCTGAACCGCCCGCCGAAATATCCGTTCCACCGGGGGAGTTGGAAGCACCTGTGACCACCTGGACCGACCACACCGCCGACCGTCCCATCTCGCTCACCGCCCCCAGCGGCATCGACCGGGCCGCGCACCACCGGCTCGACGAGGCCTGGCTCGCCGCAGCGTGGAGCCACCCCACGACCCGCTGCTTCGTGGTCTCCGGCGGCCAGGTACTCATCGACGAGACGTCCGAGGGGCGTACCGAACTCGTCATGACCCCCTCCTTCGAAGCCCCGCTCACCGAAGCGCACCGCTACTTCCTCGGCAACGACGACGACGGCACCAGCTACTTCGCCCTCCAGAAGGACGCCCTGCCCGGCCGCATGGACCAGTCCGCGCGCCCCGCGGGCCTGCGTGAGGCCGGCCTGCTCCTCTCGCCCCGCGACGCGGGCCTGATGGTGCACGCCGTCGCCCTGGAGAACTGGCAGCGCCTGCACCGCTTCTGCTCCCGCTGTGGCGAGCGCACCGTCATCGCCGCCGCCGGCCACATCCGCCGCTGCCAGGCTTGTGGCGCCGAGCACTACCCGCGTACCGACCCGGCCGTGATCATGGCTGTCACCGACGAGGAGGACCGCATCCTCCTCGGCCGCCAGGTCCACTGGCCCGAGGGCCGCTTCTCGACGCTCGCCGGTTTCGTCGAGCCCGGCGAGTCCATCGAACAGTCGGTCCGCCGCGAGGTGTTCGAGGAGGCCGGCATCCACGTCGGCCAGGTCGAGTACGTCGCCAGCCAGCCCTGGCCGTTCCCGTCCAGCCTCATGCTCGGCTTCATGGCCCGCGCCGTCTCCACCGACATCGAGGTCGACGGTGACGAGATCCACGAGGCCCGCTGGTTCTCCCGCGAGGAACTGCGCGCAGGCTTCGAATCCGGCGAGGTCCTCCCGCCGTACGGCATCTCGATCGCGGCCCGACTGATCGAACTCTGGTACGGCAAGCCGCTGCCGAAGCCGGGCAGCGTGCTCTGACGCACGAGGGCGGCCTCTGAGCCGGTTCCGCCGACGTCCCGGGCACGCGAAGACCCCCGCACGGCCGCTGGGCCGGTCGGGGGTCTCTGACACGCGGGGTCAGGCGCCGAGAGCCTGTTTCACCTGCGCGAGGCTCGGGTTCGTCATCACGACCTCCGGGCCGTCGTTGGAGGGAATCACCAGCACCGTCGGAACCGTCTGGTTGCCGCCGTTCGCCTTCTCCACGAACGCTGCGGAGTCCGGGTCGTGCTCGATGTTGATCTCGTTGTACGCGATGCCCTCGCGGTCCATCTGGCTCTTCAGCCGACGGCAGTATCCGCACCACGTGGTGCTGTACATCGTCACAGTGCCCGGCATGTCTCTCGCGCTCCTCAGCAGTTCGGGGGACGGGTGCTCGCTGTGGTGGAACGTACGCGGCCCGGCCGCCATTCCCGCAGGGCGTTCCGACAGGGCGTCCCGAGGCGGGTGCCTGCCGCATTTGTACGACTGCAAGGGGCTGCCTGTGGACAACCGGCTCACCCGTCTCCGGCGACCTGGCAGCATGGCCGTGTGACAGCAGCAACGCACTCCACCCTCTTCCCGCAGGTTCCGGACTCGGCCGACGCGGTGCTCGACGGACTCGATCCCGAGCAGCGCGAGGTGGCCACCGCCCTGCACGGTCCGGTGTGCGTGCTTGCGGGCGCCGGCACGGGAAAGACACGGGCGATCACCCACCGCATCGCCTACGGCGTCCGCGCCGGAGTGCTCCAGCCCTCCAGCGTGCTCGCCGTCACCTTCACCAACCGTGCCGCCGGTGAGATGCGCGGGCGCCTGCGCCAGCTCGGCGCCGGCGGAGTCCAGGCGCGCACCTTCCACTCGGCCGCGCTGCGCCAGCTCCAGTACTTCTGGCCGAAGGCTGTCGGTGGCGCCATGCCCCGACTCGTCGACCGCAAGATCCAGCTCGTCGCCGATGCCGCCGCCGCCTGCCGCATCCGCCTCGACCGGGGCGAACTGCGGGACGTCACCGCCGAGATCGAATGGTCCAAGGTCACTCAGACCGTCCCGGCCGACTACGTGCCCGCCGTCGCCAAGTCCGGCCGCGTCGCCCCCCGTGACCCGGCCGAGATCGCCCAGCTCTACGCCACCTACGAGGACCTCAAGCGGGACCGCTCCGTCATCGACTTCGAGGACGTCCTGCTGCTCACCGTCGCCGTGCTCCAGGACCGGCACGACATCGCCGAGCAGGTCCGCTCCCAGTACCAGCACTTCGTGGTCGACGAGTACCAGGACGTCAGCCCGCTCCAGCAGCGGCTGCTGGAGCTGTGGCTCGGGGAGAGGGACAACCTGTGCGTGGTCGGCGACGCCAGCCAGACGATCTATTCGTTCACAGGAGCAACTCCTGACCATCTGCTCGACTTCCGTATCCGCCACCCCGGCGCCACCGTCGTCAAGCTGGTCCGCGACTACCGCTCCACCCCCCAGGTCGTCCATCTCGCCAACGGCCTGCTCGCCCAGGCCCGGGGCCGCGCCGCGGAACACCGCCTGGAACTGATCTCCCAGCGCGACCCCGGACCCGAACCCGCCTACACCGAGTACGCCGACGAACCCGCCGAGGCCGAAGGCGCCGCCCGCCGCATCCGGGACCTCGTCGCCGGCGGCGTGCCGGCCAGTGAGATCGCCATCCTGGTTCGGACGAACGCCCAGTCCGAGACGTACGAACAGGCACTCGCCGACGCCGGAGTCCCCTACCAGCTGCGTGGCGCCGAACGGTTCTTCGACCGGCCCGAGGTGCGCAAGGCGATCAGCGCGCTGCGCGCCGCCGCCCGCTTCGGAGCCAACGACTCCCTCCTGGACGACGTCGTCGACCTGCCCTCCCAGGTGCGTGCCGTGCTGTCGGGGGAGGGCTGGACCAGTCAATCGCCGGCGGGATCCGGGGCCGTCAGGGAGCGCTGGGAGTCGCTGGCCGCACTGGTGAACCTCGCGCAGGACTTCACTACTGCGAAACCGGGCGCCACGCTCGCCGATCTTGTC contains these protein-coding regions:
- a CDS encoding ATP-dependent DNA helicase UvrD2, encoding MTAATHSTLFPQVPDSADAVLDGLDPEQREVATALHGPVCVLAGAGTGKTRAITHRIAYGVRAGVLQPSSVLAVTFTNRAAGEMRGRLRQLGAGGVQARTFHSAALRQLQYFWPKAVGGAMPRLVDRKIQLVADAAAACRIRLDRGELRDVTAEIEWSKVTQTVPADYVPAVAKSGRVAPRDPAEIAQLYATYEDLKRDRSVIDFEDVLLLTVAVLQDRHDIAEQVRSQYQHFVVDEYQDVSPLQQRLLELWLGERDNLCVVGDASQTIYSFTGATPDHLLDFRIRHPGATVVKLVRDYRSTPQVVHLANGLLAQARGRAAEHRLELISQRDPGPEPAYTEYADEPAEAEGAARRIRDLVAGGVPASEIAILVRTNAQSETYEQALADAGVPYQLRGAERFFDRPEVRKAISALRAAARFGANDSLLDDVVDLPSQVRAVLSGEGWTSQSPAGSGAVRERWESLAALVNLAQDFTTAKPGATLADLVAELDERANTQHAPTVQGVTLASLHSAKGLEWDVVFLVGVAEGMMPITYAKTDEQIEEERRLLYVGVTRARERLHVSWALSRAPGGRPNRRPSRFLDGLRPGSVTTGVRTGAAGSGGIVRGFGGGPEAAPRRTQRTPARCRVCGRTLTDAGEMKLMRCDECPSDMDEGLYERLREWRAVQATRSGQPAFCVFTDRTLMAIAETVPDEAGELARIPGVGVRKLNRYGSDVLAICAGQEVEGVDGSD
- a CDS encoding dipeptidase, which encodes MTMSQAPDSAVRTYIEQHRVAFLDDLAEWLRIPSVSAQPDHAADVRRSADWLAAKLRETGFPTVEVWATPGAPAVFAEWPADDPAAPTVLVYGHHDVQPAALEDGWDSDPFEPVVRGNRLRARGAADDKGQVFFHTLGVRAHLATTGRTAPAVHLKMLVEGEEESGSVHFRSLVEDHADRLAADAVIVSDTGMWAEDTPTVCTGMRGLAECEIQLHGPDQDIHSGSFGGAVPNPATAVARLVAALHDEHARVTIPGFYDGVTEPTTRERELLAELPFDEEQWLRTAKSYATHGEAGHTTLERVWTRPTAEVNGIGGGYQGPGSKTIVPASAMVKLSFRLVAGQDPDHIEKIVRDWTATRVPAGIRHEITFAAATRPCLTPLDHPALQSVVRAMSRAFDKPVRYTREGGSGPAADLQDVLGAPVLFLGISVPSDGWHAPNEKVEIDLLLKGVETTAYLWGDLAGNWRHDS
- the nudC gene encoding NAD(+) diphosphatase yields the protein MTTWTDHTADRPISLTAPSGIDRAAHHRLDEAWLAAAWSHPTTRCFVVSGGQVLIDETSEGRTELVMTPSFEAPLTEAHRYFLGNDDDGTSYFALQKDALPGRMDQSARPAGLREAGLLLSPRDAGLMVHAVALENWQRLHRFCSRCGERTVIAAAGHIRRCQACGAEHYPRTDPAVIMAVTDEEDRILLGRQVHWPEGRFSTLAGFVEPGESIEQSVRREVFEEAGIHVGQVEYVASQPWPFPSSLMLGFMARAVSTDIEVDGDEIHEARWFSREELRAGFESGEVLPPYGISIAARLIELWYGKPLPKPGSVL
- a CDS encoding glutaredoxin domain-containing protein, which encodes MPGTVTMYSTTWCGYCRRLKSQMDREGIAYNEINIEHDPDSAAFVEKANGGNQTVPTVLVIPSNDGPEVVMTNPSLAQVKQALGA